Proteins from a genomic interval of Paenibacillus sp. FSL R5-0623:
- a CDS encoding 5'-methylthioadenosine/adenosylhomocysteine nucleosidase, whose amino-acid sequence MSETIGIIGAMDEEVELLLAGMKQLETVKQTGITYVAGEWLGKHIVVCKSGVGKVNAAVTTQILIDRFQVNRIIFTGVAGAVNPDLNIGDMVISSVCVQHDMDVTPLGFARGVIPYQETSAFPAEASLITLAEEACKAQGANYLIGKVLSGDQFIANKDTVNMLYTEMDGACAEMEGAAVAQVCYMNRVPFVVLRGMSDKADGSAHVNFAEFTVESSQRSHRIVEHMLENM is encoded by the coding sequence GTGAGTGAAACGATTGGTATTATCGGAGCGATGGATGAGGAAGTCGAGCTTTTGCTGGCAGGTATGAAGCAGCTTGAGACGGTCAAACAAACCGGAATTACATACGTTGCGGGCGAGTGGCTTGGCAAGCATATTGTCGTGTGCAAATCCGGCGTAGGTAAAGTAAATGCAGCGGTTACAACGCAGATATTGATTGATCGTTTTCAGGTTAATCGGATTATCTTCACAGGTGTCGCGGGTGCGGTTAACCCCGATCTGAACATCGGAGATATGGTTATATCGTCTGTATGTGTTCAGCACGACATGGATGTAACGCCACTGGGGTTTGCACGCGGGGTTATTCCTTACCAGGAGACATCTGCATTCCCTGCCGAGGCTTCGCTTATTACACTGGCTGAAGAAGCATGTAAAGCGCAGGGAGCCAATTACCTGATCGGTAAAGTGTTATCTGGAGACCAATTTATTGCGAATAAAGATACGGTTAACATGTTATATACTGAAATGGACGGTGCATGTGCCGAGATGGAAGGGGCAGCAGTTGCTCAGGTCTGTTACATGAATCGAGTACCATTTGTTGTCCTGCGTGGGATGTCAGATAAAGCGGATGGTTCAGCGCATGTTAACTTTGCTGAATTTACCGTGGAATCTTCGCAGCGTTCACACCGTATTGTGGAGCACATGTTAGAAAATATGTAA
- the ptsP gene encoding phosphoenolpyruvate--protein phosphotransferase → MKIQGINGAAGIAIGKAFVLPSWEWDLPDQKMDSVDLAQEFERLYEGIRTSKDEIEYIKNEFKEVVGPEESSIFDAHLAILEDPVFMNEIRGIIERQYKAAEVAVKEAIDHFVTMFDLLEDEYMKERAIDIKDVGNRLLKHLLGAPEITLPSDTQPYVLVAKELSPSQLAHLNPTHVLGIVTLIGGKTSHSAIMARALGIPLVSGLEASLGMPVETGDMLVVDGDNGLVFTDPDRKTIERYTMLRSKQLKKKEQLQVLATVDAVTKDGAVLHLASNISSVKELDLALKQGAKGVGLFRTEFLYMDRATFPGEQEQYEVYRLVAEKTAGQSVVIRTLDIGGDKQLDYFELPEEDNPFLGYRAIRISLDRKDLFKTQLTAILRASAAGNVKIMYPMISSVEELQQANEILREAMADLDERGLAYDPHIQVGIMIEVPAAVMIADLLAEEADFFSIGTNDLVQYVLAVDRMNEQIAHMYHPYHPAVLRMLRATADAAHTAGIDVSVCGEMAGDERAIPLWLELGIRHLSMSPQSLLRVKHRVLNTTASAAKEEARKCFALRTSGDIEERLQVFNDSTGSPDEQSGSNAS, encoded by the coding sequence ATGAAGATACAAGGCATCAACGGAGCTGCAGGCATAGCCATCGGCAAAGCATTTGTCCTGCCCAGTTGGGAATGGGATCTGCCGGATCAGAAGATGGATTCGGTGGATCTTGCCCAAGAGTTCGAACGGCTGTATGAGGGCATACGGACATCAAAGGATGAGATCGAATATATCAAAAATGAGTTCAAGGAAGTTGTTGGTCCAGAGGAGTCCAGTATCTTTGATGCACATCTGGCCATCCTGGAAGATCCGGTATTCATGAACGAAATTCGCGGCATTATCGAGCGTCAATATAAGGCAGCGGAAGTGGCGGTCAAAGAAGCCATTGACCACTTTGTCACGATGTTTGACTTGCTGGAAGACGAGTATATGAAGGAGCGGGCCATTGACATCAAGGATGTGGGTAACCGTCTGCTCAAGCATTTGCTCGGTGCACCTGAGATTACACTTCCTTCGGATACCCAGCCATATGTGCTCGTTGCCAAAGAATTATCGCCATCTCAACTGGCGCATCTGAATCCGACCCATGTGCTAGGTATTGTAACCTTGATTGGCGGGAAAACATCACATTCTGCGATTATGGCTCGTGCCCTTGGCATTCCTCTCGTTTCCGGTCTGGAAGCGAGTCTTGGCATGCCGGTAGAGACAGGGGATATGCTTGTGGTGGATGGTGACAATGGCTTGGTATTTACAGACCCGGATCGTAAGACGATTGAACGGTATACCATGCTTCGCAGCAAACAACTGAAGAAAAAGGAACAACTTCAAGTCCTTGCTACCGTTGATGCTGTAACCAAAGATGGGGCCGTTCTGCACTTGGCTTCCAATATCAGTTCGGTGAAGGAATTGGACCTTGCTTTGAAACAAGGAGCCAAAGGTGTGGGCTTGTTCCGAACAGAATTCTTGTACATGGACCGTGCGACTTTCCCGGGTGAGCAAGAACAGTATGAGGTGTACCGTCTTGTGGCAGAGAAAACAGCAGGACAATCCGTTGTTATTCGTACACTGGATATCGGTGGTGACAAGCAACTCGATTACTTTGAACTGCCGGAGGAAGACAATCCGTTTCTGGGTTACCGAGCTATTCGGATTAGTCTCGATCGCAAGGATCTGTTCAAAACACAGCTTACAGCCATTCTGCGTGCCAGCGCTGCCGGAAATGTCAAAATCATGTACCCGATGATCTCTTCGGTCGAAGAGCTTCAGCAGGCCAATGAGATTCTTCGTGAGGCGATGGCCGATCTGGACGAGCGGGGATTAGCATACGACCCTCACATTCAGGTGGGAATTATGATTGAAGTTCCTGCAGCGGTGATGATTGCTGATCTGCTCGCAGAGGAAGCTGATTTCTTCAGTATTGGTACGAACGACCTGGTTCAATATGTACTGGCAGTAGATCGAATGAATGAGCAGATTGCTCATATGTATCACCCCTATCATCCGGCTGTTCTGCGGATGCTTCGTGCGACAGCAGATGCGGCTCATACGGCTGGAATTGATGTCAGTGTGTGCGGAGAGATGGCAGGGGACGAACGTGCCATTCCGCTTTGGCTGGAGCTTGGTATTCGCCACTTGAGTATGTCCCCACAATCCCTGTTACGTGTGAAGCACAGAGTGCTGAACACAACAGCATCGGCCGCCAAAGAAGAAGCGCGAAAGTGCTTCGCCTTAAGGACCAGCGGAGATATTGAGGAGCGACTGCAAGTCTTTAATGACTCCACGGGAAGTCCGGATGAACAAAGTGGTTCGAACGCATCGTAA
- a CDS encoding type 1 glutamine amidotransferase domain-containing protein — MRLTGKKVIALIDEEFEDLELWYPVHRVREEGAEVHLAGEKKGKTYIGKYGVPAEAEYSFDELGSSDYDGILVPGGWAPDKLRRYPKVLELVKEMNADRKPIGQICHAGWVLISAKILDGVTVTSTPGIRDDMENAGAIWKDEAVVVDGHIISARRPPDLPPYGKAFCDALADK; from the coding sequence ATGAGATTAACCGGTAAAAAAGTCATCGCTCTGATCGATGAAGAATTCGAGGATTTAGAATTGTGGTACCCTGTACATCGGGTTCGTGAAGAAGGTGCAGAAGTGCATCTTGCTGGAGAGAAAAAAGGAAAAACCTATATTGGCAAATATGGTGTGCCTGCTGAAGCCGAATACAGTTTCGATGAACTGGGCAGTTCAGATTACGATGGCATTCTCGTGCCAGGCGGCTGGGCGCCAGACAAGCTGCGTCGTTATCCCAAAGTACTGGAGCTTGTAAAGGAAATGAATGCAGACCGGAAACCGATTGGACAGATCTGTCATGCGGGCTGGGTGCTAATTTCTGCCAAAATTCTGGACGGGGTTACAGTAACTTCTACACCAGGTATTCGGGATGACATGGAAAATGCAGGTGCCATCTGGAAAGATGAAGCCGTTGTTGTTGATGGACATATCATCTCAGCACGTCGTCCGCCTGACCTTCCACCTTATGGCAAGGCATTCTGTGATGCACTCGCTGACAAATAA
- the ccpA gene encoding catabolite control protein A, with translation MTVTIYDVAREAGVSMATVSRVVNNNPNVKPQTRKKVYEAIERLGYRPNAVARGLASKKTTTVGVVIPDISNSTFAEIARGIEDIANMYHYNIILCNADKKKEKEIRVINTLLEKQVDGLLFMGGTVTDEHIQAFQSAAVPIVLCATSDEKGTFPSVDIDHEAAAFDAVNTLIRHGHKEIAMISGTLQDPANGYARFQGYKKALEAAGIEYQEDLVRIGNYRYESGVEAMKYFLGLKKKPSAIFAATDEMAIGAIHSIQDDGLKVPDDFSIISVDNIRMASMVRPQLTTVAQPMYDLGAVAMRLLTKLMKKENVENPRVILPHETILRLSVSHADVV, from the coding sequence GTGACGGTAACCATTTATGATGTGGCACGTGAAGCTGGAGTGTCTATGGCAACGGTATCACGGGTAGTTAATAATAACCCTAATGTCAAACCGCAAACGCGGAAAAAAGTATATGAAGCCATCGAACGGTTGGGATATCGTCCGAATGCGGTAGCCAGAGGTCTGGCAAGCAAGAAGACAACCACGGTCGGGGTCGTTATTCCAGATATTTCGAACTCAACCTTCGCGGAGATTGCCCGCGGAATTGAAGATATTGCGAATATGTATCACTACAATATTATTTTGTGTAATGCAGATAAGAAGAAAGAAAAAGAAATTCGTGTTATTAACACGTTGCTCGAAAAACAAGTAGACGGACTGCTCTTCATGGGCGGAACAGTAACGGACGAACACATTCAGGCGTTCCAGTCTGCGGCTGTGCCGATCGTGCTTTGTGCAACGAGTGATGAGAAGGGCACATTCCCTTCGGTGGATATTGACCATGAGGCGGCTGCGTTTGATGCGGTAAACACTCTGATTCGTCATGGACACAAGGAAATTGCGATGATCAGTGGTACACTGCAAGATCCGGCGAATGGATATGCCCGTTTCCAAGGTTACAAGAAAGCACTGGAAGCAGCGGGGATTGAATACCAGGAGGATCTTGTTCGAATCGGTAACTATCGATATGAATCCGGTGTGGAAGCAATGAAATATTTCCTTGGACTCAAGAAAAAACCATCAGCTATCTTTGCTGCTACAGATGAAATGGCCATTGGTGCCATTCACAGCATTCAGGATGACGGTCTGAAAGTACCGGATGATTTCTCCATTATTAGTGTGGATAACATCCGTATGGCTTCCATGGTGCGTCCTCAGTTGACAACAGTGGCTCAGCCAATGTACGACCTTGGCGCAGTAGCGATGCGTTTGCTGACCAAGTTGATGAAGAAAGAAAATGTGGAGAACCCACGGGTTATTTTGCCGCATGAAACAATTCTTCGTCTGTCTGTAAGTCACGCAGATGTAGTTTAA
- the ytxJ gene encoding bacillithiol system redox-active protein YtxJ yields the protein MADMTKMTSIEQLNSAVEATKDQPLLLFKHSTRCPISSNAYQEMNDYLLNNANEQVKYGIIYVVEDRPVSNEAADKLGVKHESPQAILIKKGIPVWHTSHSDITRTTLANVLSES from the coding sequence ATGGCTGACATGACTAAAATGACAAGTATTGAACAGCTAAACTCCGCAGTGGAGGCTACCAAGGATCAACCCTTGCTTCTGTTTAAGCATAGCACGCGCTGTCCGATCAGCTCGAATGCTTATCAGGAGATGAACGATTATTTGCTTAACAATGCCAATGAACAAGTGAAATATGGCATCATCTATGTTGTGGAAGATCGCCCGGTATCGAATGAAGCAGCAGACAAGCTGGGTGTTAAGCACGAATCTCCACAGGCAATCCTGATCAAAAAGGGAATTCCTGTATGGCATACTTCCCATTCAGATATTACTAGAACCACACTTGCGAATGTTTTGAGTGAGTCCTAA
- a CDS encoding CoA-binding protein encodes MEFNNPTREEIGQLLRKAGNIAVVGLSDKSDRTSYMVAEAMQSRGYRIIPVNPQAQGEILGETVYATLADIPEPVDIVNVFRREEFCADVARDAAAIKANVLWLQLGIHSDEAVQIAAENGMTAVTNRCIKVEDSIVLRGAGRG; translated from the coding sequence ATGGAATTTAACAACCCTACTCGTGAAGAAATTGGACAACTTTTGCGCAAAGCAGGCAACATCGCAGTCGTCGGCTTGTCAGACAAATCAGATCGTACTTCCTATATGGTGGCAGAAGCCATGCAGAGCAGAGGTTATCGCATTATACCGGTTAATCCACAGGCGCAAGGTGAAATCCTGGGCGAGACGGTATATGCCACACTCGCGGATATTCCAGAGCCGGTAGACATTGTCAATGTGTTTCGTCGCGAGGAGTTTTGCGCGGATGTCGCTCGTGACGCCGCTGCCATCAAAGCTAATGTGCTGTGGCTGCAGCTTGGCATCCATAGTGATGAAGCGGTCCAGATTGCTGCAGAGAACGGCATGACAGCGGTAACGAATCGTTGTATCAAGGTAGAGGATTCCATCGTTCTGCGCGGCGCTGGACGCGGCTGA
- a CDS encoding glucose PTS transporter subunit IIA produces the protein MNWLGSLQQLGRAVMLPTMVLPAAAILLSVGSLPWDAWGLDIVGEVSTVAGHGIFYFLPYLFAVGVALGLSNQAGQAGLAALAGIVIYDQVTRNFGDGTVQPASLIGIILGALAGGMHNRFKSIKLPEILQFFGGSRFVLLIVGLCSALFSCFMLWLAPILQHGLNGIATWEYSLGGFGLFIYGVLYRVLVAFGLHHLLNNVFWFQLGTFETPDGNIVQGDLPRFFAGDPTAGFFMAGLFPIMMFAIPAIAFAIIQEAREDLKPKIKKTFLTSALVCFLTGVSEQIEFAFLFAAPYLFIVHAVMSGVAMWISYWLDIRHGFSYSAGIIDYILNFHLSENAWKLIPIGILYGLVYYFLFRWAIRTFKIPTPGREEGSMLEDWVGNIPYQAPLILEALGGKSNIVQVEACITRLRLTVHDDRLIDTGAMKSMGSAGLIKLGGGNVQVVFGTYSELIREEIAKLLERDLQQVLFCAPVQGKMLPIEEVPDQIFAAKLVGDGVAFVPEKGELVSPVYGTIMHLYPTMHALGISTREGLEVLLHIGIDTSQLKGHFEAFVQEGDTVEPGQLLIRFDLAVLREQAASLTTPMVITNPDRVKSWSFAPFKQVKKGQASVMSVVLYDRNVGGVE, from the coding sequence ATGAATTGGCTCGGATCCTTGCAGCAGCTCGGACGAGCGGTAATGCTGCCTACAATGGTCCTGCCCGCCGCCGCAATTTTGCTCAGTGTTGGCAGTCTGCCTTGGGACGCCTGGGGATTGGATATTGTCGGTGAAGTGTCTACCGTGGCCGGACACGGTATTTTTTATTTCTTACCGTATTTGTTCGCTGTCGGTGTAGCACTGGGACTCTCCAACCAGGCCGGACAAGCGGGACTTGCTGCTCTGGCTGGTATCGTGATATATGATCAGGTGACTCGGAACTTCGGGGATGGAACCGTTCAGCCCGCTTCCTTAATCGGAATCATACTCGGCGCGCTTGCCGGTGGGATGCATAATCGGTTTAAAAGCATTAAACTGCCTGAAATTTTACAGTTTTTTGGAGGTTCAAGGTTTGTTTTGCTCATCGTCGGACTCTGTTCGGCATTGTTCTCCTGTTTTATGTTATGGCTCGCTCCGATCCTACAGCATGGATTGAACGGCATTGCTACTTGGGAATACAGTCTCGGGGGTTTTGGACTGTTCATTTACGGGGTGTTATACAGGGTGCTGGTCGCTTTTGGGCTTCATCACCTGCTTAACAATGTGTTTTGGTTCCAGTTAGGGACGTTTGAAACGCCTGATGGTAACATTGTGCAAGGGGATTTGCCCCGATTTTTTGCAGGTGATCCAACAGCAGGATTCTTTATGGCAGGTTTGTTTCCCATCATGATGTTTGCCATTCCGGCGATAGCCTTTGCTATTATTCAGGAAGCCAGGGAAGATCTGAAACCGAAAATCAAGAAAACTTTTCTGACATCGGCACTCGTTTGTTTTCTAACCGGGGTATCGGAACAGATTGAGTTTGCTTTTTTGTTCGCGGCTCCTTATCTGTTCATTGTGCATGCAGTGATGTCCGGCGTTGCCATGTGGATTAGTTACTGGCTGGATATCCGGCATGGATTCTCTTACTCCGCAGGTATTATTGATTACATACTCAATTTCCATCTATCGGAGAATGCGTGGAAGCTCATTCCGATTGGCATACTATATGGGCTGGTTTATTACTTCCTGTTCCGATGGGCGATTCGTACGTTCAAGATTCCAACACCAGGACGTGAAGAGGGCTCCATGCTCGAAGATTGGGTAGGTAACATTCCTTATCAGGCACCTTTAATCCTCGAAGCATTGGGTGGGAAGAGTAACATTGTACAGGTTGAAGCATGTATTACACGTCTTCGCCTGACTGTGCATGATGACCGCTTGATCGACACGGGTGCCATGAAGAGTATGGGGTCCGCTGGACTGATCAAGCTGGGTGGCGGTAACGTACAGGTGGTATTCGGGACCTACTCGGAATTGATTCGGGAAGAAATCGCGAAGCTGCTGGAAAGAGATCTGCAACAGGTTCTGTTCTGTGCCCCCGTTCAGGGCAAAATGCTCCCGATTGAAGAGGTACCGGATCAGATCTTTGCAGCCAAACTTGTCGGTGATGGTGTAGCCTTTGTTCCGGAAAAGGGAGAGCTGGTCTCACCCGTGTACGGAACGATTATGCACTTGTACCCGACCATGCATGCCTTGGGTATTTCTACCCGTGAGGGGCTTGAAGTGTTACTGCATATCGGCATCGATACCTCTCAGTTGAAAGGCCATTTTGAAGCTTTTGTTCAGGAGGGCGATACGGTGGAGCCAGGGCAGTTGTTGATCAGGTTTGATCTGGCAGTACTCCGCGAGCAAGCGGCGTCACTGACAACACCAATGGTAATTACGAATCCGGATCGTGTAAAATCATGGAGTTTTGCTCCATTTAAGCAAGTTAAGAAAGGTCAGGCATCCGTTATGTCCGTGGTGCTCTATGACAGGAACGTTGGAGGGGTAGAATGA